A region of Cheilinus undulatus linkage group 10, ASM1832078v1, whole genome shotgun sequence DNA encodes the following proteins:
- the egr1 gene encoding early growth response protein 1, translating into MAAAKTEMILPALQISEPLSFPHSPMDNYPKLEEVMMLSSAGTPFLTASAPEGAGFGSGEPGDQYDHLAGDTLPDIPFNCEKPVTEQTYSTQRLPPISYTGRFTLEPATTCSNSLWAEPILGLFTGLMGNIAPSSSSSSAATQTTSSSSSSVPSSSTSTSSSSQSSSLSSSIHHSEPNPIYSAAPTYSSPNSDIFPDQGQAFPGSAGAVQYPPPAYPNGKTCSTSFPVPMIPDYLFPQQQSEISLVPPDQKPFQSQSSQPSLTPLSTIKAFATQTGSQDIKSVYQSQLIKPSRMRKYPTRPSKTPPHERPYACPVETCDRRFSRSDELTRHIRIHTGQKPFQCRICMRNFSRSDHLTTHIRTHTGEKPFACEICGRKFARSDERKRHTKIHLRQKDKKAEKAGAVAVTAAPVSAASPASSYPSPITSYPSPVSSYPSPVTSCYSSPVHTSYPSPSVATTYPSVSMSSTFQSQVASSFPTSVASNIYSSPIPTPLSDMQTTLSPRTIEIC; encoded by the exons ATGGCTGCAGCCAAGACCGAGATGATCCTCCCAGCCCTGCAGATCTCAGAGCCCCTGAGCTTCCCTCACTCTCCCATGGATAACTACCCCAAGCTGGAGGAGGTGATGATGCTCAGCTCTGCAGGGACCCCCTTCCTGACCGCCTCCGCACCCGAAGGTGCAGGCTTTGGCTCCGGGGAGCCAGGAGACCAGTACGACCACCTCGCTGGAG ATACGTTACCTGACATCCCCTTCAACTGTGAGAAGCCGGTCACAGAGCAGACCTACTCCACCCAAAGGCTGCCCCCCATCTCCTACACAGGCCGCTTCACCCTGGAGCCCGCCACCACCTGCAGTAACAGTCTCTGGGCGGAGCCCATCCTTGGCCTGTTCACGGGTCTGATGGGGAACATCGCTCCAAGTTCCAGTTCTTCCTCAGCAGCCACGCAGACCACCtcgtcctcctcttcctctgtaccgtcctcctccacctctacctcctcctcctctcaaaGCTCCAGCCTCAGTTCATCCATCCACCACAGTGAGCCCAACCCCATCTACTCAGCAGCCCCCACCTACTCAAGCCCAAACTCTGACATCTTTCCGGATCAGGGCCAGGCTTTTCCGGGCTCAGCTGGAGCTGTGCAGTACCCCCCGCCTGCCTATCCCAACGGCAAGACGTGCAGCACCAGCTTCCCTGTGCCCATGATCCCAGACTATCTATTTCCTCAGCAGCAGAGCGAGATCAGCCTGGTGCCCCCTGACCAGAAACCCTTCCAGAGTCAGTCCAGCCAGCCCTCCCTCACTCCTCTGTCCACCATCAAGGCCTTCGCCACTCAGACTGGTTCCCAGGACATTAAGAGCGTATACCAGTCTCAGCTGATCAAACCAAGCCGTATGCGCAAGTACCCCACTCGGCCCAGCAAGACCCCTCCTCACGAGAGGCCCTATGCCTGCCCAGTGGAGACCTGCGACCGCCGTTTCTCACGGTCTGATGAGCTGACTCGTCACATCCGCATCCACACAGGCCAGAAACCCTTCCAGTGCCGCATCTGCATGCGCAACTTCAGCCGCAGCGACCACCTGACAACGCACATCCGCactcacacaggtgagaagccatTCGCCTGTGAGATCTGCGGCCGTAAGTTTGCTCGCAGTGACGAGAGGAAGAGGCACACAAAGATCCACCTTCGGCAGAAGGACAAGAAAGCAGAAAAGGCGGGAGCAGTGGCGGTAACGGCAGCACCTGTATCAGCGGCCTCACCGGCCTCCAGCTACCCCTCACCCATCACCTCCTACCCCTCTCCTGTGTCCTCTTACCCTTCTCCCGTCACCTCCTGCTACTCCTCTCCAGTCCACACTTCTTATCCGTCTCCCTCTGTGGCCACCACCTACCCGTCAGTGTCCATGTCCAGCACCTTTCAGTCCCAAGTGGCCTCCTCTTTCCCCACCTCAGTCGCCTCCAACATCTACAGCTCCCCTATCCCCACCCCGCTATCAGACATGCAGACCACCCTCTCCCCAAGGACAATCGAGATCTGCTaa